The stretch of DNA CGAGGTAGTGGGCGACGCCGATCGGTTCGGTCAGGAGGGAGGCGATCATGCTGTCGGGGGCTCCGCGGTCTGGGGGTCGGCTTCCACCTCGTCCGGGTCGAACCCGCCCGGCGGCAACTCCGAGAGCGACCCCGCCGTCACCCGGGTGCGGGCGAGGTACGCGGCGCCCACCAGCACAACGAGCAGATGGACCGAGATGATTTCGAACGGCAACAGGTAGCCGGCGAGCGGCTCATCGCTATTCGGGTCCCGATCGACGCGCAGACCCAAGAGGCCGAGCGCCAGCGGCGTCGAGGTCCGTGGCGCCTCGTCGAGCGCGGCGGCCTTCGGACCCTGGCCGCTCCAAGCGGGCACGCTGAACGCGGCCGAAGCGAGCAACACCAACATCGATGTTCCTAGCAGCCCCGCAAGCAAGAACTCCGACCGCGACGGCAACATGCTCACGAAACGCTGCTGCGCGGTGAGCATGACGCCAAAGATCAGCAGCACCAGCGTGCCGCCGACATAGATCATCAGCTGCATCGCCCCGACAAAGTCGGCGCCGGCAAGGAAGAACAGCCCCGAGGTCGCCGACAGGCTCAGCACCAAGTAGAACGCCATCCGCACAACGTTCGACGACAACACGACCATCGCGGCAAAGCCGCAAGCGAGCGTGGCGAACAAGGCGAAGAGGACGGAGTGCCAGATCATTGGTGCGCCTCCGGCTTGAATGACGAAGCCCGAATGACGAATGACGAAACGGACGGCATGACTCCGTTCTTCGTCATTCGTGCTTCGTCATTCGTCATTTCCACATACGGCGCCGGCGGTCGCCACAGCACGCCGCCCGGAAACACCACCTGCCACGCCGTCGCGCCGAGGAAGCAGACCGCCGCCAGCGGCGTGCAGTACTTGAGACACGTCGTCATCACTTGATCGATCCGCAGCCGGGGCATCGACCAGCGGACCCACATCATCACGACCACCGAGAGCACGCCCTTGGTCATCAGGCACAACAAGCCAAGCAGGTTACCCAGGTAGTTCGCCACGTTCACGCCGACCACCGCGCCGAGCCAGCCGTCACTAGTCAGCCCCAGCGGAATGGGCGCGTGCCACGCGCCGAGGAACAGGATCGCCGCCAGCAGGCTCACCAGCAGCATCGACGTGTACTCGGCCATGAAGAAGAAGCTCCAGCGCAAGCCGGAGTACTCGGTGTGGAAGCCGCCCACCAGTTCGCTCTCCGCCTCAGCGAGGTCGAACGGCGCGCGGTTGACACTGGCCGTGGCGCACGTGCAGTAGACGGCGAAGATCACTAGCGTGAACGGGTCGTTGAAGACGTGCCAGTTCCAAACGCCGCCGCGCTGCACGTCGCCGATCGATACGAGGTCCATGCTGCCAGCGAGCATCACCGGCACCACGGCGCAGAGCCCGAGCGGCACCTCGTAGCTGACGACCTGCGCCGCTTCGCGCATCGCGCCGAAGAGCGACCACTTCGACGCCGACGAGTAACCGGCGAGGATGATGCTAAAGACCTCCAGGCCCAAGACGGCCAGCACGAAGAAGACCGCCACGTCGAGGTGCTGGGCGACGAACGGGTGCGGCGCCCCCGCGAAAGGCAACGCCACGAACGCCGCTACCGCCGCCGCCATGCCGATGTAGGGCGCGACGCGGAAGAGCAGGGGGTCGGCAGACGTCGGCATCAGGTCCTCTTTCGAGAGGAGCTTCAGGCCGTCCGCCACCGTTTGCAGCCAGCCGAAGCGGCCGCCGACCCGCGTCGGGCCGAGGCGGTCCTGGATCCGCCCGGCGACCTTGCGCTCCAACCAAATAAAGACCAGCGCCCCAACCGCCGAGAGGTTGAGGATCATCGCGACTTGCAACAGGGCGGCCAGCACATAGCCGACCGCCGCGTCGGGCGGGACGGACAGGCCCTCCCAGCCGATGACCCACCCCGCTCCGCTCACAAGCAGGTCGAGCGCCCAATTGATCGTCGGCGCCATCGTGGCAGAGAGGGGAAGCGTTCGCGGGCGGGGAAGCGTGAATACAGCACTATCCCGCTGTCAGGGCGAAGCCGCAACCGGGCGCGCGTCGAAGTAGGGTGCGATGCCGCGCAGCGAAATCGCACCTTCGCGGCGTCTCGATGGGTTGGCTCGAATGTAGCGAAGACCTAAGGGCAAACCCCGGGGCAAAGCCTGCCCAATCAGCGACCGTCGCGGTGCGACACCGCTCCGCTGCATCGCACCCTACCTAAACCCCCAAACCCAAAAACGACGGCGGCCGCCTGGAGTCCCACTCCGGGCGGCCGCCGATCTCAACGCTTTGCGCCCCGGACCCAGTTCGGGACGCCGCCAACGTGACAAATCAAACAGCGAGCATGTCGCCCAGCTCCGCGGCGAGCCGCTTCCGCGCCACGTGCAGCCGGCGCTTGATCGTGCCGACGGGGGCGTGGAACGCGTCGCTCATCTCGATCAGCGACTGCCCGCGGACGTAGAACGCCTCGAGCGTGCTGCGATCGAGTTCGCCGAGCCGCGCCAGGCCGTCACGGACCTGCTCGGCCCGTTCGGCGGAGAGCGCGGCGTCGACCGGGCTCCGCCGTTCGTCGATGCAGGTCGCTTCCAGCGTCGAGGGCTCGGTATCGACCGACCGCCGACGCCGGACCTGCCGGTTGATCGCCATGCGGACGGTGATCGACTTGAGCCACGAGCCGAACGCCCGCGGTTCGCTCAACTGGTGCAGCCGATCCATCGCCCGGATCAGCACCTCTTGCGAGAGCTCCGCCGCCTCGGCGTAGTTGCCGAGCCGACGCAGGGCGACCGCCTGCACCATCCCCTCGAAGCGAGCCACCAGCTCGCCGAAGGCGTCGCGGTCGCCGTCCTGGGCGGCGCGAACCAGGTCCTCGGTCTCCCACTCGGTGAGCGGCAGGTCTTGGGCGGTGACGACCCGGAAGGTGGGGGTGGTTTCGAATAACTCGGTCGCATCGAATCGCCGAGCGGCCAGCGGTGTGGCGATAGCGGTCATCGTTCTCTCGCTTATTGAAGAGCCACGCACGCGCCCCCTGGCGCTGCGAAGCCATAGTTCCCGGAGAGCGGAGCCACGCGACGTGCGAGGGCGTTCCGCGGATCGCGTCGGGCGAGAGACCACGGCCGGGCTTGGGGCTCCTTCACGATTGAAGGAGGCCGTGCGGCTGCGTTGTGGCGAAACCCTGTCGAGGACGACACGGTTCACCCAACGAACCAAGCGCAGCGGGAGTCACGCCTTCGGCGACGACTCACGCGTGAGGTTTGAATTCGGGACTCGCTCGCTTGGAGAGAGTCCGGCGCCTCACGCGGCGTTTAGAAACCGGCCAACCGGCGGCTGCGGACCGAATCGCTCGGTCGGCTGCCGCGACACGCATCACCCTGCGGGCGACAAATCATCGCCATCGCTGGTTTTGCGTGATGCATCGCTAGTGACGGCACTAGCAATGCGAGGCGTTGGCCTACTACGCCGGGCCTTGATCCCGAATTAACGGGGCCGCTTACTACATAGCGCCAGCGCAGGCGTGACGAAGCGGCGGCCGAAATCACCGTGAAGAA from Botrimarina mediterranea encodes:
- a CDS encoding RNA polymerase sigma factor codes for the protein MTAIATPLAARRFDATELFETTPTFRVVTAQDLPLTEWETEDLVRAAQDGDRDAFGELVARFEGMVQAVALRRLGNYAEAAELSQEVLIRAMDRLHQLSEPRAFGSWLKSITVRMAINRQVRRRRSVDTEPSTLEATCIDERRSPVDAALSAERAEQVRDGLARLGELDRSTLEAFYVRGQSLIEMSDAFHAPVGTIKRRLHVARKRLAAELGDMLAV
- a CDS encoding NADH-quinone oxidoreductase subunit J family protein; this translates as MIWHSVLFALFATLACGFAAMVVLSSNVVRMAFYLVLSLSATSGLFFLAGADFVGAMQLMIYVGGTLVLLIFGVMLTAQQRFVSMLPSRSEFLLAGLLGTSMLVLLASAAFSVPAWSGQGPKAAALDEAPRTSTPLALGLLGLRVDRDPNSDEPLAGYLLPFEIISVHLLVVLVGAAYLARTRVTAGSLSELPPGGFDPDEVEADPQTAEPPTA
- a CDS encoding complex I subunit 1/NuoH family protein produces the protein MAPTINWALDLLVSGAGWVIGWEGLSVPPDAAVGYVLAALLQVAMILNLSAVGALVFIWLERKVAGRIQDRLGPTRVGGRFGWLQTVADGLKLLSKEDLMPTSADPLLFRVAPYIGMAAAVAAFVALPFAGAPHPFVAQHLDVAVFFVLAVLGLEVFSIILAGYSSASKWSLFGAMREAAQVVSYEVPLGLCAVVPVMLAGSMDLVSIGDVQRGGVWNWHVFNDPFTLVIFAVYCTCATASVNRAPFDLAEAESELVGGFHTEYSGLRWSFFFMAEYTSMLLVSLLAAILFLGAWHAPIPLGLTSDGWLGAVVGVNVANYLGNLLGLLCLMTKGVLSVVVMMWVRWSMPRLRIDQVMTTCLKYCTPLAAVCFLGATAWQVVFPGGVLWRPPAPYVEMTNDEARMTKNGVMPSVSSFVIRASSFKPEAHQ